A genome region from Megalobrama amblycephala isolate DHTTF-2021 linkage group LG18, ASM1881202v1, whole genome shotgun sequence includes the following:
- the aqp3b gene encoding aquaporin-3b, translating into MGRQKVLLEKMARTFQVRNLLMRQALAECLGTLILVMFGCGAVAQLVLSGGSHGMFLTVNFAFGFAATLGILVCGQVSGGHINPTVTFSLCLLGREPWRKFPVYFLSQTLGAFLGSGIIFGMYIDAIWDFGQGSLVVVGDNATAGIFATYPSKHLTLLNGFFDQIIGTAALIVCILAIVDPYNNPIPRGLEAFTVGFVVLVIGQSMGFNSGYAVNPARDLGPRIFTAIAGWGSEVFSENSYWSFVPVFAPFIGAVFGVMVYQLMVGYHVEGEERVKREAVEREQKERLKLSAVSEKETA; encoded by the exons ATGGGAAGACAGAAGGTGCTTCTGGAAAAGATGGCTCGGACATTTCAGGTCCGGAACCTGCTGATGCGACAGGCACTGGCAGAATGCCTTGGCACCCTCATTCTAGTG ATGTTTGGCTGTGGTGCTGTTGCCCAGTTGGTTCTAAGCGGAGGCTCTCATGGAATGTTTCTGACAGTGAATTTTGCGTTTGGGTTTGCCGCTACATTGGGAATCCTAGTTTGTGGGCAAGTCTCAG GAGGTCACATAAACCCTACTGTGACCTTTTCCCTCTGTTTATTGGGGAGAGAGCCCTGGAGGAAATTTCCCGTGTACTTCCTGTCCCAGACTCTGGGGGCTTTTCTTGGCTCAGGAATAATATTTGGCATGTATATTG ATGCAATTTGGGACTTTGGACAAGGTTCTCTAGTCGTTGTAGGGGACAATGCAACTGCTGGAATTTTTGCTACATACCCTTCTAAACACCTTACTTTGCTCAATGGCTTCTTTGATCAG ATAATTGGCACGGCAGCTCTGATCGTGTGTATCCTTGCCATTGTCGACCCTTACAATAACCCCATCCCACGAGGGCTGGAGGCCTTTACTGTCGGCTTTGTGGTTCTGGTGATTGGTCAGTCCATGGGTTTTAACTCAGGTTATGCTGTAAATCCAGCGAGAGACTTGGGACCTCGGATCTTCACCGCAATTGCTGGATGGGGCTCAGAGGTGTTCTC AGAAAACTCTTACTGGTCCTTTGTGCCCGTCTTTGCCCCATTCATTGGTGCTGTGTTCGGTGTGATGGTGTATCAGCTGATGGTGGGATACCATGTGGAAGGAGAAGAAAGAGTTAAAAGGGAAGCAGTGGAAAGAGAACAGAAGGAGAGACTCAAACTCTCTGCTGTTTCTGAGAAGGAGACAGCGTAA